Within the Rosa rugosa chromosome 2, drRosRugo1.1, whole genome shotgun sequence genome, the region TTCAACTTTGACCGTGGTTGATCTTATCAGGTTCCTCTCCCTTTGGTTTGGATGTACTTGGCCTCTTCCTCGTCTTCCAACTGCACTTGGAGTCCTCATTTCATGCATGTTTAACAAGTCCATAAGCTGCAATTTAGATTCAAACTACTGCATATATATTTTGAATTTCCTCAAGACGAAAAGATAATATTAGGGTGccgctattgccaccctaccattttctttgttcaccctacttgctcattacaccctacattttaattttaattattaaatttacttatttaacccatttctctttccaagaatatccttatatgacatatccaattaaaaaataaatatttttaccgaaaatttctcatttaatttatactcttaaaaaaaaaattaaagtttattaaagtttcctaataaaatcataatctgatttactcccatttttttttaagtttttctttcaatttcaatgttctctatttcaatctatgttaaaaaattagtaaatttacaactatgatcaatgaagaaaagattgattttttttcttcgtgttttaaatttttactttcggtgttcacaaagaatattgtaaagattttgatgaagttaaagataatggttttgtgaattgaataacgaattaacgatgaggaggcaacaaaaagacaaaaaaatagtaataaattcaaatttgggtggagaaaataaagattaatgttatccaatgagaaattaagtagtctttgtatttaattaattacttatatatttattttttcttatatatttgaattttagaaaattagtgtacttattagtcattttacacttgggtaatatagtctttcaataattcaagtgtttgtagggtgaactaagaaaatggtagggtggcaatagccgcaccctaatATTATATTATCATAAGAAACAATGGAGCAAAGCCACCTCTCCAAAACTTGGACGTCACTCCTTTCATTTTCAAGGacgtcttttttctttttttttggtttcaacagcacatgattaattattgaaCTTTTCTCACCTCAGAAGCTAGCTAGCTTCCCCAAACTCACgaattttgcttcttcttccttttgaaaaaataaataataataaacgaCAAAACTTCTGTTCATAGTTGGTAATATAATTAATTCTTTGTTTTTATGGACAAATTATTTAGAACGGAATTCTTGTTGCATAAGTTGTTAACTCGATCGAGTTCCTCTCTCATGGCAATCCGAATCAGACAATTCTTAGGTTTACCGTAaacatattcacccccattgtctatttacatatttttacttaatataTTTATAATCCAACAGCCCATATCTTATATTAgcctttaaagaaaaaaaaaattagcctttaaagataatctctgtaaaaaatcaatcgaatcggaaatcgtttaattatctaattgaatcaaacaaatggatggttctaacaacacttactactattatgatgaaccgtccatagatttcatagaaatgaacaACTAAAAggttttcaatttgattgatttttttatagagctaatctttgtattacgttatacaacatgatggttggattagaaaattataaagttattatgcgttaatcgcaagagaggATGAATGCTTATTTAcccaaggggtgaacctaaAAATTGTTCATCCGAACCAGTAGAGGATCATACATCCCATGGCAATCCGAAGAGAAACAAGCTCCAAGAATACACTTGAACATTGAGTTAACAAGACATGGTTTCCCTTTCCTAATTAGGATAAGCCTACACATACAATAAGAACATTACGGCACACCGATTGTCAATTTAGATAGTTGGTttatatataaagaaaagaagatCGATCGAGCATGAAGAGAAAAGAGCTTGTCAATTTAGTTAGCCAAGGTGACTGCCCTGTGAACCCAATTAGGTTTTAATAACTAAACCTTTTTTAGGAGCTGGCAGTCAAGTCATCCTTGCCTACCAAACTAGACTCCTGTGTTCTTGGTAGACATCTCTTCGATCATTTCTTTCAAAGTATATATGGTATTCTTGCTCCAACACTGGTATATCAATTCAATGTTTCACAACCCTCTATTTATAACAATGGAAAACAGTAAAATTATTTAGATTCGTAATTTCGTATTCGCCtcatagctagctagctaatctGTTATATAACCTCATCAATTTGCCTCATATCCGGTCATTTAGatgttttttattcttcttttcatCCCCCTTTTGACAGAACTTATTGGAATATATATAGCCCGAAGGTATGAAAAGCTAGTTTACAAACTGCAAAGTCAACTAACTGAACATATGCATCGACCACTCTCTTAATCAGTATTCATCAACATTCATTGAGCTAATAACTAATTAATTAGCTAGTTAGCTAGCCTAATTAATGCTGTTCTTTCTTTTCAGCTGGATCTCAAGCTAGTGTGTTTATGACTGTGAGGATCTGATAACTGTTGGAGGGAGTTAGTCTACATGTGGGGTCGTCTAGGGTACCTTGATGTATgtcatacccttatttttttatttttaataaattaatatagTGCAAACTCATTGAACTGGTTAACAGGTTACCCACTTAAATgttgacatgtgtcattttaaaaaataaaatttaccatattaacaacacattcTATCTTTATATATAATATCGTTCAAAAACATGTAacaaatattgtcaaaataataaattacacctaGTAGAAATAAAATTACGACTTATGACCGCACTTATTGTGGTTATGGTAATTGAGTAATGAAAGGTGTAAATATCATAGTTGGACAATTTTTATCAAATGGAGAACATTGATTATCAAATGGAGAACCTCCTTACAATACTAAGtacttacatatcttttggtctataatataccatgttcacaacacaaatgttgtcggaattgtaaaatggttgataatcttgtaaatgatatagtttttgaagtaattactacaaatagaacaaaagttaccacttttacatcaattgttgggggttgtggtaaaatgtgtagtcaatgtagtaatcatttcatcaatgataaaaacataaagatttactactctgacaacaaatttgttgtcacacttgttaaattgtccataaactagtacattagtttagtggagtaattactacaaatagaacaaaaattacTGCTTTTACATTAATTGACGTGGATTGTGGTAAAATGCATGGTCATTGAaataatcatttcattaatgataaaaacataaagatttaccacttcgaaaacaaatttgttgtcacacatgttaaattgtccataaactagtacataggttgtaggtggagtaattactacaattagaACAAAGATTATCGTTTTTATATCAATTGTTGTAGTTTGTGGTAAATTACGCCGACTGAAAGTAATTACAACTTCGGCGATGGAAATTACATAATATATTACTTTAGTTACGCAAGGGAGAACTTCATTACACCAATGAGGACATACGTGGTTTTAGACAAAATATAATGGTTTACCTATATGATAACACATTGTGGTAACATTTGTAAATTAGTTCAAAAAGCAGTAATAACAAGCTATACATGAAGTAGTTACTAGatctatttttacattaattgttGTGGTTGTCGTAAAATACATgcaaaaagaattatatttggttaaggaaactactaatgatataattaattagtaataaatactatttaactaatactaattcCGTGAGCCTAGGttagaagatttttgtttttaataaggaaaaaatgtAATTGTCAATTGTGTAATTCTCAATTGATAATCAGGcattaatcaaacattaattggctaatgataaaattaattagtaataaagaaTATTTAACAAATAGTAATTCGGTGAGCCTAAGTTAGAaagttttttaaatttttttaaaaaggaaaaaacgtaattgtcaattttcaattgataatcaaacaatAATTGACTAAGGGCTAAACAGGTtatcaaattttaaatattttggatcATTGAATATATTACTAATTCAATGGtctaaaatatttaacaaaatgagtgtatgagaaACACCCGGGTACCTAAGAAAATTCCGTCTACATGTACCCATACGTTAATATATCGTACACTCCCACTtaaaacatatacatatatttaatttcACCACAAAAAAATATGAATTCTGCTAATAGAGAAGAGTGTTCTCTTCATTTATTACAATTATCCCTTGATTCACAATGCGATGGAGCATTTCGAAACACTCTCGATCAAGTGGGTTGTTCCATATCGTTCCTGTCGTGATATAATGATACCAACTCCATAATGTTGACAACAGCCAAAAATATATGGAATGCGTTACATAATTAAAATGCTGCTGAAAAAATTAGAGTTGCAATGAAAGAGGCTGTGAAACCAGATTTGCTGAAACGAGAGGCTGCATTAGAAGCTGATGGTGATGGACTTGGTGATGACGATGGCGATGCAGTATCCTTTTCCTTCTTGTCGCATTTTGAAATGTCAGCCTTCAAGCCACaagcttttgcaagcttcaTGGTATCATCCTGGGTTATATTCAGGTTCTTCAACATGATGGGGTTGCCAAAGACCCCGCAAATGCAGTTCTTATCATCCGCCGTCTCCGATAGCATATTCTTCATCGGCGTACAACACGTATCAGGAACATTGTCCAGTTTCTTAAAATATGATTGACAAGGCATGAGTTTCTGCATGCATGCCATGGACTGAATAGACCCTAAACCGACAGCCGCCCATGAAGCCAAGATAATCAGAAACAAATATTGCTTTGAATTAGCCATAGTTCTGAATTCTGATGATCGAGGTTCTCAATCAAATTAAACGCCTCTCAAAGTAGGCTCTTAATTGATTGACAAAATACAGGTGCAAACAATGAGGTGATGCTAGGAGGTATGGTGTTAATATAGATCCTCTGCGTCGCTAACATAGGCAATCCAGATTTTATCGTTTTTAATTGGTGATAAGCAATAAGCCATCAAATTAACTACAAAATAGATCTGTCACCAACTTGGGAAAATTGAACTGGGAGGAATACCACAATATTCTCCTAAAAACATGatgaggtatatatatatagagctaGTAGGTAACTTATATGTTTTGTCAGTTATTTCAAATAGGTTAAATTTAGTTGCGTAAGGTACAAAAGGAAGCTACattttatttgaaaattgaCGATGCATTATTCAACTCCTATAGCAAATAGACCATAGTATAATTAGAGccctccatcaccaccaatTCTTTCTAACCAACATACAATGTACAATTAATACACTACTTTCAGAACCAGTAATATTTACCTACAATATAATCTCTGAGTTCTCCTCATATAAGTCTTTCCTTTCTTAAAAGTTCTATGATATATTGCAAAATAATTTGGCATAAGAATGACAAGAGAGAAAACATCATTAATAAACACTTGCAAAATGAATTCTATGGTATAGCGTGCAAAACGTATGTCTATTTCGCATAATAAAGAAAATTTCGATATAATGAGTAGGTTGAGATCCGAAGAAGAGAAGTCTAGCATGAGATAAAAGAGCTTGTCAAGTTAGCCAAGGTGACTGCCTGAGAACCCAACGAGGTTTGATAACTAAACCTCTTATAGGAGGCAGGCAAGTCATCCTTGGCTACCAAACTAGACTCCTTTTTTCATGTTTGACGTCTCTTCAGTTCCTTCAAAATATATGTGGTATTCTATCATGCTCCAAATGGATGCCAATACAATGTTTCATCAGGCTCTATTTATATGCAATATATCGAAAAACACTAATTAGATTCGTATATATTCGCTCAAAGTCAGCTATcctttatatattttctttttcattaacCTTTTGACCGACAATAATGGAATATATTCTAAGCACCATGTGTAAAGCTAGATTACAAAGgacttaccaaaaaaaaaaaagctagatTACAAAGGCGGCAAAGTTGAGTAAATGAACAGATGCATGTTACTCTATCGATCTTCACGGGGTTTTCATTATCATTCGTTGAGCTAATTACATTTTTGAGTATTGAGGATGAATTCTCCTTCCAAAATCTACACCTTAAgcaatttcaaattcaattaATATACATCCGAGAGAAAAATAAGTTAAACCTAGCTCGGCCACATATACTGATCTCCCAATTCGTGCAACATGTTAGTATGGATCACATATGCAACGGGCCCGAGATTTTCTCGAGTAATACTCATCTCACGATTGTTCTACCAACCATACTTTACTAACATCAAGAGGGCTTTTGACATTAGTGAGAATCAAATTTGGATGGCCACAAATGCAGCCAAACCAAATTTCAATCGCTTCAGAACAAAACATATTATCAAAATATTATTAAGAGAAATTGTCAGCCAAAACGAAGAGAATGTAGTAAAATAATCTTAGAATATTAAAAGACTGTCCAACTTTTATTCTCCAGGGACACAATCGTCAAAGTACCGAAACAGAAAAATATTAGATAAAATAGGAAGGAAGAGATTGGGTTCGCATTCTTCCACGTTCATCAAAACAAAGCACTACTCTCTCCACGTTTAGGTCTACTTTGACTGCTCTCCTGCCACTTCTAGTTATAGATTCTTTCTCTACGTACCCTTGCAAAAAGTACATCATTGGGTCCAAAGTTATGCTTATCTCTTCTATAGACGGTAACTTTAATTTTCAATAGATCTTTTTTCTTCACGGAATCTAGTTCTATCTCTAATACCtaattgatttttaatttttggtttttctttcaATCTttagtagatttttttttcctcttcacAGGAATCTAATTCTATCCCTAATTGATTTGATTTTCATTTTAGGATCCCAATTTGGTAGCTATACTTATGGAATTTAATTGGGTGTAGTATCCTTTTAGGTTTAGCAATTGtgccttcaattttttttttctttatgttttttcttttttaatgtttctattgggacctccaaatctgcttaCTTGACCTTATTcgattatgaattattaaatgacatatataacctcctacaaaatgactattaaggccaataattataccaaaaaatattatatttattttctctagactttccaattcaataatattagattgcattatttattattttccttattatatatgtttaataagaattaaaactaggATTAAGATAACCTATACCAGTCAACTTTGACTCTCTCA harbors:
- the LOC133730952 gene encoding non-specific lipid transfer protein GPI-anchored 9-like is translated as MANSKQYLFLIILASWAAVGLGSIQSMACMQKLMPCQSYFKKLDNVPDTCCTPMKNMLSETADDKNCICGVFGNPIMLKNLNITQDDTMKLAKACGLKADISKCDKKEKDTASPSSSPSPSPSASNAASRFSKSGFTASFIATLIFSAAF